In one Notolabrus celidotus isolate fNotCel1 chromosome 1, fNotCel1.pri, whole genome shotgun sequence genomic region, the following are encoded:
- the LOC117812482 gene encoding proline-rich protein 2-like produces MPQSNPRRRPHEQSRGSRTEEGQNQPGTADGKGRPMNGPFPCPHHHPPTTTTPAGQPQPRTPPAQPAHPPPAPNPQDPGGPPGPAPGSHRDRAQKRPEGEPRTKPHNPPTSPTSRTGGRAGTRQAPPAPRQKAPSPTTGPSHPHREGPHQTQHPNHPGRRADHPCQAESQGPSESYRKAPLKLLYMYAGVSI; encoded by the coding sequence ATGCCCCAATCCAACCCCCGCCGCAGGCCGCACGAGCAGAGTAGGGGCAGCAGGACAGAGGAGGGCCAAAACCAACCGGGGACAGCAGACGGGAAAGGCAGGCCAATGAATGGACCCTTCCCCTgcccccaccaccacccccccaccaccaccacgccGGCCGGCCAACCCCAGCCCAGGACACCGCCCGCCCAACCCGCCCACCCGCCCCCGGCACCGAACCCCCAGGACCCAGGAGGCCCCCCAGGCCCCGCCCCAGGCAGCCACAGGGACAGGGCGCAGAAGCGCCCAGAGGGGGAACCCAGGACCAAACCCCACaacccccccacctcccccaccAGTAGAACCGGAGGCCGCGCAGGCACCCGGCAGGCACCGCCAGCCCCCCGTCAAAAGGCCCCGAGCCCAACCACAGGCCCCAGCCACCCACACCGCGAAGGGCCCCACCAAACCCAACACCCCAACCACCCCGGGCGCAGGGCCGACCACCCGTGCCAGGCCGAATCCCAAGGGCCATCCGAGAGTTACCGCAAGgcccctttaaagctcctgtatatGTATGCGGGTGTGAGCATATaa